The Methylobacterium currus genome contains a region encoding:
- the smpB gene encoding SsrA-binding protein SmpB — protein MAKKPEPKNRVVADNRKARFNYEITDTVEAGIALTGTEVKSLRGGKATIGEAFAGPSGNDLLLFNAYIPEYLEANRFNHDTKRPRRLLLHRRQIDKFIGATQREGYTVVPLKIYFNERGRAKVELGLGRGKKLHDKRETAKERDWQRDKARLMRDKG, from the coding sequence ATGGCCAAGAAACCCGAGCCGAAGAACCGCGTCGTCGCCGACAACCGGAAGGCCCGCTTCAACTACGAGATCACCGACACGGTCGAGGCGGGCATCGCGCTGACGGGCACCGAGGTGAAGTCCCTGCGCGGCGGCAAGGCGACGATCGGCGAGGCCTTCGCCGGCCCGTCCGGCAACGACCTCCTGCTGTTCAACGCCTACATCCCCGAATACCTCGAGGCGAACCGCTTCAACCACGACACCAAGCGGCCCCGCCGCCTGCTGCTGCACCGGCGCCAGATCGACAAGTTCATCGGCGCGACCCAGCGCGAGGGCTACACGGTGGTGCCGCTGAAGATCTACTTCAACGAGCGCGGCCGGGCGAAGGTCGAGCTGGGCTTGGGCCGCGGCAAGAAGCTCCACGACAAGCGTGAGACCGCCAAGGAGCGCGACTGGCAGCGCGACAAGGCGCGGCTGATGCGCGACAAGGGCTGA
- a CDS encoding ABC transporter ATP-binding protein: MARRPLISGDMLPLLTRLWRDWLRPHAGTLAIVLVLIAVIGAATGFYPTLIKAAFDAFDAKDAGALAYGPALVIAVTAVRGFALLGQTVLTNRVVTRIEADMQAALYGHMIEQDLAQLGRESPASLTQRFTTDFAFIKEALTRISTVLLRDVAMLIALVCAMIWMDPWLTVVAGVTVPFIAGPIARIGKKLRRVSTSTQEQVGATASLISESLAGVRVAKTYGLEGYLKGRTRDALDEVRRLKMKAANARGRLDPLLEVGGGLAVAGVLAFIGHRILSGEKTVGDFTGYVAALLLAAQPARALGNLNAILQEALAALSRTFALMDEAPTIQEKPGAPALTVAGGEIRFEGVRFRYREDAPALEGIDLTVPAGRTTALVGRSGSGKSTLLSLVPRLYDVTEGRVAIDGQDVRDVTLASLRRAVAVVSQEVVLFDDTIAQNIAFGREGASREEIEAAAKAAAAHGFITARTEGYDFRVGPAGNRLSGGERQRIALARAFLRDAPILLLDEATSALDAESEQLVQAALTRLMRGRTTLVIAHRLSTVRDADLIVAMEGGRIAETGSHAALIARGGTYARLHRLQLADDREPASAAQAS, encoded by the coding sequence ATGGCGCGGCGCCCCCTTATCTCCGGCGACATGCTGCCGCTGCTCACCCGGCTGTGGCGCGACTGGCTGCGGCCCCATGCCGGCACGCTGGCGATCGTGCTGGTGCTGATCGCGGTGATCGGCGCCGCCACCGGCTTCTACCCGACGCTGATCAAGGCCGCCTTCGACGCCTTCGACGCCAAGGATGCCGGCGCGCTCGCCTACGGCCCGGCCCTGGTGATCGCCGTCACGGCCGTGCGGGGCTTCGCGCTGCTCGGCCAGACGGTCCTGACCAACCGGGTCGTCACCCGGATCGAGGCCGACATGCAGGCGGCGCTCTACGGCCACATGATCGAGCAGGACCTGGCCCAGCTCGGCCGCGAGAGCCCGGCGAGCCTCACGCAACGCTTCACCACCGACTTCGCCTTCATCAAGGAGGCGCTGACGCGCATCTCCACCGTGCTCCTGCGCGACGTGGCGATGCTGATCGCGCTGGTCTGCGCGATGATCTGGATGGACCCCTGGCTGACGGTCGTCGCCGGGGTCACGGTGCCGTTCATCGCCGGGCCGATCGCCCGGATCGGCAAGAAGCTGCGCCGGGTCTCGACCTCGACCCAGGAGCAGGTCGGCGCCACCGCGAGCCTGATCAGCGAGAGCCTGGCCGGCGTGCGCGTCGCCAAGACCTACGGCCTCGAGGGCTACCTCAAGGGCCGCACCCGCGACGCCCTCGACGAGGTCCGCCGCCTGAAGATGAAGGCCGCCAATGCCCGCGGCCGGCTCGACCCGCTACTCGAAGTCGGCGGCGGGCTCGCGGTCGCCGGCGTGCTCGCCTTCATCGGCCACCGCATCCTGTCGGGCGAGAAGACGGTCGGCGACTTCACCGGCTACGTCGCGGCCCTGCTGCTGGCCGCCCAGCCGGCCCGGGCGCTCGGCAACCTCAACGCCATCCTGCAGGAGGCCTTGGCGGCCCTGTCGCGCACCTTCGCGCTGATGGACGAGGCGCCGACGATTCAGGAGAAGCCGGGGGCGCCGGCCTTGACCGTCGCCGGCGGCGAGATCCGGTTCGAGGGCGTGCGCTTCCGCTACCGCGAGGACGCACCGGCGCTGGAGGGCATCGACCTCACGGTCCCGGCCGGCCGCACCACGGCCCTCGTCGGCCGCTCAGGGTCCGGCAAGTCGACCCTGCTGTCCCTGGTGCCGCGGCTCTACGACGTGACGGAGGGCCGTGTCGCGATCGACGGGCAGGACGTGCGCGACGTGACGCTGGCCTCGCTGCGCCGCGCCGTCGCGGTGGTGTCGCAGGAGGTGGTCCTGTTCGACGACACGATCGCGCAGAACATCGCCTTCGGCCGCGAGGGCGCGAGCCGCGAGGAGATCGAGGCGGCGGCCAAGGCCGCGGCGGCGCACGGCTTCATCACCGCCAGGACGGAGGGTTACGACTTCCGGGTCGGGCCCGCCGGCAACCGGCTGTCGGGCGGCGAGCGCCAGCGCATCGCGCTCGCCCGCGCTTTCTTACGCGACGCGCCGATCCTGCTCCTCGACGAGGCGACCTCGGCCCTCGACGCCGAATCCGAGCAGCTCGTCCAGGCGGCCCTGACCCGGTTGATGCGCGGGCGCACCACCTTGGTCATCGCCCACCGCCTCTCGACGGTGCGCGACGCCGACCTGATCGTCGCGATGGAGGGCGGCCGGATCGCCGAGACCGGCAGCCACGCCGCGCTGATCGCCCGCGGCGGCACCTATGCCCGGCTGCACCGGCTCCAGCTCGCCGACGACCGGGAGCCCGCCTCGGCGGCGCAGGCGTCGTGA
- a CDS encoding DMT family transporter, with amino-acid sequence MRPGTTSADAPSGRRLALGVAFALVAVSLWGGWFVITRRTVAAGGVLGPADLVALRFGIGGLLLLPVLALRLRGLDRRALVDGAFLYVAQGAPFALLISVALRYAPAGHGAALTPGTMPLFAALLGALMLRDRPGRLALAGLGLIAAGALTLAGGFRDADELFGYGLLLTAAFLWAAGTVRMRRSRLTALEATALICVGSLLTYIPLYLASGLTRLLEAPPAEVAIQAIYQGVMVSVVALIAFNRSLALIGRRSPAFTALVPVIATLLAIPVLGEVPDPRHVGAILAIGAGVLLTTRG; translated from the coding sequence GTGAGGCCCGGGACGACCTCGGCCGATGCGCCGTCGGGGCGCCGCCTCGCCCTGGGCGTCGCCTTCGCGCTCGTCGCCGTCAGCCTGTGGGGCGGCTGGTTCGTCATCACCCGCCGGACGGTGGCGGCAGGGGGCGTGCTCGGGCCCGCCGACCTCGTGGCGCTCCGCTTCGGCATCGGCGGGCTTCTGCTTCTGCCGGTGCTGGCCTTGCGCCTGCGCGGCCTCGACCGGAGGGCGCTCGTCGACGGGGCTTTCCTCTACGTGGCGCAAGGCGCGCCCTTCGCGCTCCTGATCTCGGTGGCCCTGCGCTACGCGCCCGCAGGCCACGGGGCAGCGCTGACGCCCGGGACCATGCCGCTCTTCGCCGCACTCCTCGGGGCGCTGATGCTGCGCGACCGGCCGGGACGCCTCGCGCTCGCCGGTCTCGGGCTGATCGCCGCCGGGGCGCTCACCCTGGCGGGGGGCTTTCGCGACGCCGACGAGCTGTTCGGCTACGGCCTTCTCCTCACCGCCGCCTTCCTGTGGGCCGCCGGCACGGTGCGGATGCGCCGCTCCCGCCTCACCGCTCTGGAGGCGACGGCACTGATCTGCGTCGGCTCGCTTCTCACCTACATCCCGCTCTATCTCGCCTCCGGCCTGACGCGCCTCCTGGAGGCGCCGCCGGCGGAGGTCGCGATCCAGGCAATCTATCAGGGCGTGATGGTCAGCGTGGTGGCGCTCATCGCCTTCAATCGCTCGCTGGCGCTGATCGGCCGGCGCAGCCCGGCCTTCACCGCCCTGGTGCCGGTGATCGCGACGCTGCTGGCGATTCCCGTCCTCGGCGAGGTGCCGGACCCGCGCCATGTCGGCGCCATCCTGGCGATCGGGGCGGGGGTGCTGCTGACGACGCGGGGGTGA
- a CDS encoding fused DSP-PTPase phosphatase/NAD kinase-like protein, with translation MLNRFLPPETRYARRMARIARWEQPIAGPGGRLRAWANMLLIDHGVIRLAYLNRHRIGRGMVWRSAQPAPHDLAWFRRQGVRTIISLRGGREHGSWQLQREACEREGLQLVEFVMRSREAPDKATLLAARDFFAGLAYPAVLHCKSGADRAGLAAALYLILHEGRPVREAARQLSARFGHFRFAKTGILDAFFERYLTEGEPKGLSFLDWVEHVYDPEALKRDFRAGLWSDLLVDRLLRRE, from the coding sequence GTGCTCAACCGTTTCCTCCCGCCCGAGACCCGCTACGCCCGCCGCATGGCCCGCATCGCCCGCTGGGAGCAGCCGATCGCCGGCCCGGGTGGACGCCTGCGCGCCTGGGCCAACATGCTGCTCATCGACCACGGCGTGATCCGCCTGGCCTATCTCAACCGCCACCGGATCGGGCGCGGGATGGTCTGGCGCTCGGCCCAGCCGGCGCCGCACGACCTCGCCTGGTTCCGGCGCCAGGGCGTGCGCACGATCATCTCGCTGCGCGGCGGGCGCGAGCACGGCTCCTGGCAGCTCCAGCGCGAGGCCTGCGAGCGCGAGGGATTGCAGCTCGTCGAGTTCGTGATGCGCTCGCGCGAGGCGCCCGACAAGGCGACCCTGCTCGCCGCCAGGGACTTCTTCGCCGGCCTCGCCTATCCGGCCGTGCTGCACTGCAAGTCCGGCGCCGACCGGGCGGGATTGGCCGCCGCCCTCTACCTGATCCTGCACGAGGGCCGGCCGGTCCGCGAGGCGGCGCGCCAGCTCTCGGCGAGGTTCGGCCATTTCCGCTTCGCCAAGACCGGCATCCTCGACGCGTTCTTCGAGCGCTACCTGACCGAGGGCGAGCCGAAGGGCCTGAGCTTCCTCGACTGGGTCGAGCACGTCTACGACCCGGAGGCGCTCAAGCGCGACTTCCGCGCCGGTCTGTGGTCGGACCTGCTGGTCGACCGGCTGCTGCGGCGCGAGTGA
- a CDS encoding GNAT family N-acetyltransferase, protein MSTQVVSIRRARDRDAGMLSEIFDAAWREAYQGIIPGVALDRMLARRGPRWWRSTIGRNRPLVVLEVGESVIGYVSYGRCRDRSLKAEGEIDEIYLAPTYQGLGYGTRLFRAVRNDLADRDVRRVAVWSLTENDRARDFYERMGGRVVAEACDRIAGADLHKVAYLFG, encoded by the coding sequence GTGAGCACTCAGGTCGTCAGCATTCGCCGAGCCCGAGACCGGGATGCCGGAATGCTGTCGGAAATCTTCGACGCCGCCTGGCGCGAGGCCTATCAGGGCATCATCCCGGGCGTCGCCCTCGACCGGATGCTGGCCCGGCGCGGGCCGCGCTGGTGGCGCTCCACCATCGGCCGCAACCGGCCGCTGGTGGTGCTCGAGGTGGGCGAGAGCGTCATCGGCTACGTCTCCTACGGCCGCTGCCGCGACCGGTCGCTCAAGGCCGAGGGCGAGATCGACGAGATCTACCTCGCGCCGACCTACCAGGGCCTCGGCTACGGCACCCGGCTCTTCCGGGCGGTGCGCAACGACCTCGCCGACCGGGATGTGCGCCGGGTCGCGGTGTGGTCGCTCACCGAGAACGACCGGGCGCGGGACTTCTACGAGCGGATGGGCGGACGCGTGGTGGCCGAGGCCTGCGACCGCATCGCCGGGGCCGACCTGCACAAGGTCGCCTACCTGTTCGGCTGA
- the ppa gene encoding inorganic diphosphatase: MRLDAISIGKNPPEDVNVVIEVPVGGEPIKYEMDKEAGTLIVDRFLYTAMHYPGNYGFIPHTLSGDGDPCDVLIANTRAIVPGAVMSVRPVGVLVMEDNAGEDEKIIAVPSRNLTKRYDRIENYTDLPDITIHQIQHFFEHYKDLEPGKWVKIVRWGDKAEAQRLILEGIERATKAK, encoded by the coding sequence ATGCGCCTCGACGCCATCTCCATCGGCAAGAACCCGCCCGAAGACGTCAACGTCGTCATTGAGGTTCCGGTCGGCGGCGAGCCGATCAAGTACGAGATGGACAAGGAGGCCGGGACGCTGATCGTCGACCGGTTCCTCTACACCGCGATGCATTATCCGGGGAATTACGGCTTCATCCCCCACACCTTGTCGGGCGACGGCGATCCGTGCGACGTGCTGATCGCCAACACCCGGGCGATCGTCCCCGGCGCCGTGATGAGCGTGCGCCCCGTCGGCGTGCTGGTGATGGAGGACAATGCCGGCGAGGACGAGAAGATCATCGCCGTCCCGTCGCGCAACCTGACCAAGCGCTACGACCGGATCGAGAACTACACCGACCTGCCCGACATCACGATCCACCAGATCCAGCACTTCTTCGAGCACTACAAGGATCTCGAGCCCGGCAAGTGGGTGAAGATCGTGCGCTGGGGCGACAAGGCCGAGGCGCAGCGCCTGATCCTCGAGGGCATCGAGCGGGCCACGAAGGCGAAGTAA
- a CDS encoding YARHG domain-containing protein: MKHAATAALLVLAGATPGLAQSCDEFWYQRNMIYKEAGYCFKTAKAIRSFGNAGCRYDDQADVPLSARQRAEIAEITSMERSMRCAP; this comes from the coding sequence ATGAAGCATGCAGCGACCGCCGCCCTGCTGGTCCTGGCCGGCGCAACGCCGGGCTTGGCTCAATCCTGCGACGAGTTCTGGTATCAGCGGAACATGATCTACAAGGAGGCGGGCTACTGCTTCAAGACCGCCAAGGCGATCCGCAGCTTCGGCAATGCCGGCTGCCGGTACGACGATCAGGCCGACGTGCCACTCTCCGCGCGGCAGCGCGCCGAGATCGCCGAGATCACGTCCATGGAACGCTCCATGAGATGTGCCCCGTGA
- a CDS encoding DUF2474 family protein, with amino-acid sequence MRAAPVPLWQRLAWFAALYGGSLLALATVALVLRLWLRTSS; translated from the coding sequence ATGCGGGCCGCCCCCGTGCCGCTCTGGCAGCGGCTCGCCTGGTTCGCCGCCCTCTACGGCGGGAGCCTCCTGGCGCTCGCCACCGTGGCCCTCGTCCTGCGCCTCTGGCTCCGGACCAGCAGCTGA
- the cydB gene encoding cytochrome d ubiquinol oxidase subunit II, with protein MIEHLDLTVVWAFVIAFAIFAYIVMDGFDLGIGILFPTLRPGEERNTAMNSVAPVWDGNETWLVLGGGGLFAAFPLAYAIILPALYAPIIAMLLGLIFRGVAFEFRWRDPGHRAFWDIAFTGGSVVAALSQGIALGALLQGIRVEGRAYAGGWWDWLSPFSLLVGLGLVCGYALLGATWLVMRTHGPLHDKARSLALWLGAATVAAIGAVSAATPFLKGQYWERWFAMPGVLLTAQVPLLVALAAYGFFRLLKGGADRAPFLIALGLFLLSFVGLGISIFPDVVPGRVTIWEAASPRSSQIFMLVGASVLIPVILAYTAYSYWVFRGKVDSEGYH; from the coding sequence ATGATCGAGCATCTCGATCTCACCGTGGTCTGGGCGTTCGTCATCGCCTTCGCGATCTTCGCCTACATCGTGATGGACGGCTTCGACCTCGGCATCGGCATCCTGTTCCCGACCCTGCGGCCGGGCGAGGAGCGCAACACCGCGATGAACTCCGTCGCCCCGGTCTGGGACGGCAACGAGACCTGGCTGGTGCTGGGCGGCGGCGGGCTCTTCGCCGCCTTTCCGCTCGCCTACGCCATCATCCTGCCGGCCCTCTACGCGCCGATCATCGCGATGCTGCTCGGCCTGATCTTCCGCGGCGTCGCCTTCGAGTTCCGCTGGCGCGATCCCGGCCACCGGGCCTTCTGGGACATCGCCTTCACGGGCGGCTCGGTGGTGGCGGCCCTGTCGCAGGGGATCGCGCTCGGTGCCCTGCTCCAGGGCATCCGGGTCGAGGGACGGGCCTATGCGGGGGGATGGTGGGACTGGCTCTCGCCGTTCAGCCTGCTCGTCGGCCTCGGCCTCGTCTGCGGCTACGCGCTCCTCGGCGCGACCTGGCTGGTGATGCGCACCCACGGGCCCCTGCACGACAAGGCCCGCTCCCTCGCCCTCTGGCTCGGGGCCGCCACCGTCGCGGCGATCGGGGCGGTGAGCGCCGCGACGCCCTTCCTGAAGGGCCAGTACTGGGAGCGCTGGTTCGCCATGCCGGGCGTGCTGCTCACCGCACAGGTTCCGCTCCTCGTCGCCCTCGCCGCCTACGGCTTCTTCCGACTGCTCAAGGGCGGGGCCGACCGGGCGCCGTTCCTGATCGCGCTCGGGCTGTTCCTGCTCTCCTTCGTCGGGCTCGGCATCAGCATCTTCCCGGACGTGGTGCCGGGGCGGGTGACGATCTGGGAGGCGGCCTCGCCGCGCTCGAGCCAGATCTTCATGCTGGTCGGCGCCTCGGTCCTGATCCCGGTCATCCTGGCCTACACCGCCTACTCGTACTGGGTCTTCCGCGGCAAGGTCGACTCGGAGGGCTACCACTGA